The Meriones unguiculatus strain TT.TT164.6M chromosome 16, Bangor_MerUng_6.1, whole genome shotgun sequence genomic sequence aacctttataaacaacttaagtgtgtccatggtttgaaactctaacattttaactgtgggccctgttgttggtaatcagccatgaAAGGAGCTCGGCCATTTTTATTTGTACATTCGGCATCTAATTTTAGCCTCCATGTCATATTGGAAACTTAgacagaaatacattactggctttattGCTTGGAtgtttggactttccttaacaaagcaactaggaAGAATAGGTTcaagatattcctgtgtcaaagtctacctcagaaatggcagatattaagaaaacCACCGTGaaggctatggcttttgggtcagacatatatattaaacagatgtttttaccATAATAGGAAGTACCTTTAAGTCTATTttcagaagacaaccaaaagggCAATAAAAATCTCAAGCGTGTGACCGGATAATAAGTAGTCAGTATTTCATCCATGTATCAGAACTCGATTGAGGTCAAAatcctgaacttctgaaatcttataaccaCATAAACATAACAATAGTagagaggggggagaaatctgaaatatcttttacttttattatgtCTTAAATTATGTTTATATGATTATAACTTGTATTCATATATcttaaaaaatcaatttaaatcCTCCAATCTTTCTAGCATTTATAATTCTGAAACATTTTTCAAGATTGTCAAATAACATGTTCTAGatccttttaatttaaatttttatattatcagatcttatataaattttatatttttttatccaCCTATTTaccttaagacacaggcaactaacatgaagcctatgagtaaggcaaacctgtttgcctttctaaataaaaaatctcattaactagctaatgaaatgaccaatgagctaacagtggatctaacgGTCTGCTCCCTAACTGCAAAGTTACCGTAAGCTTAGCCTAGACGtcaaagtgatcagagacctgagaaggataaaatataaactaaatccatgtaccaatcaaaatgtcagagatgactagttagtccatcacctaggcagtgtccctggctcctgtggtctcattgCATCCTGAGCAGAGGTGgtccagccatcaggcacagaagatgagagactgcttctgtggaaagaggaacatgagagattgacctcacctcgactcagacaatgtgaaacaatgactctccaggtgtccacagttttgtccagtGTAGGCTGGGCCCtggcagtgggccagttgggtcagtcttgcccagtggttagcataccacaatccagagttgccgTCATCTGTTGTTGGTACAAATGTTCTCGTAGAGCTTGGgcagctactgccaggatttggggactctgtcataataagcttacaaatgttaaaatgccatgttcaggggctggagggacagctcagtggttaagagcactggctgcccttcctgaagacccaggttcaattctcagcacccgcatggcagctcacaactgtctctaactgcTGGATCCATTCAACTTtctcacagatgtgtgtgtgtgtgtgtgtgtgtgtgtttgtatgccaaacaaattttttaaaaaatgccatgttcatcagatctctgacaagcttgagggccaccATATCTGAGTTACACCTTGTCTATCTTTATcctctgctctaaactgcatcctataaaacaggctGCTATAATCTcgaattctggcatattccttagatgcatggtttagaaacaaatttcaagtagatctatataggcaaacttaaTAGTTATCTATCCTAGgcttaaccaaaaaaaaaaacaaaaaacaaaaaacaaaaaacaaaaaaacatagaggctaggtaaagctcaatcttgtactcaactgcaGTCCTTAGTGtgactttaaatctgcttttTCTGAACTACAATCAAAGGAAAACTTTCAGTCAGACACAATCAATTAAtgaaggggctagcaaatcttattaatcctaccatattgcatAAAGACTTAACAACAAAAAGATTAATGGAGAAAAGTttcatttagcactaatcagagaactaaacttagcttATAGCCCTCAAAagatggactattctggccataccaaatctatagacCAGAAAGAAACAGTAATGAATCATTTATGTAGGCGCTGGCAGCCAGGCATGTATTTTATGTAATGGTTAAcgatgatctgaatataaccctgcataaccctgggctaacatggagctgcagttcTTTTACTcctttaaagagcataagcaaacactttgcattgaagaatcaccagccttttaaatgaagaacaacatattttacagttttttaaaaatcagatatgCCCTCTGGCTTTCCATACATACACTGACCCGTAACATTCTATATACCCTCAGGTTCCTAGCTTCGTTCTTCTGGTCTAACcagacatttttcttttagaCAAACTCTCCTTTGCTTTGCTAGTCCAGtctttgccttctctcttgcttttcagacaacataacaACTTCCCTTCAAGTCCTTCTTGTGGTTTCTTTCCGTGGTCTGGAATATGCTACCTCATTCACAGGTCTTTACCGTCCTGACACGGTACATTGTAAGAACCGCAGTTTTCTTAACTGGCccaacagcatggcttggtttatTTGgcaaataaattaacaaaataaataccaaggttttttacttcccccaaagggttgagaaattgttctaagttctttgttagactgcccaagggttattaCTTTAACATGCCCGATAAATTCCAAAaatgttttatagccttaaacatttaaatattttccaaaacctgtttttgcactATTagaacaaagcatcctctttaggaatGCAATCataaagcatatttataattttaaaagtctaaactagactttaaaatttaccaatgcAAACAATCCAATATGCAagaccaataccaatttaaaatgagacttgtcttctcAGTCTAACAGGAAATGAAATCTGCGGAAAGGGCCAGGCGGCCCCGGGGAAGCCTCGTGTCCGCAACCCCCAGACCCTCCGTCTTCTCCACACGCGTCCCGAACCCCGCGCGCTGCTCTCCTCCCGGTCCGCGCACCCGCCAGGGGTCCCGGGAGGAGGTCGGGGTCTCACCGCGCGCCGCCCCCAGGCTCACACTCGCTGCGGTATTTCTCCACCAACGTGACCTGGCCCGGCCTCAGGGAGCCCCGGTTCATCATTGTCGGCTACGTGGACGACACGGAGTTCGTGCGCTTTGACAGCGACGCGGAGACGCCGAGGATGGAGCCGCGCGCGCCGTGGATGGATCGGGAGGGGCCGGAGTACTGGGAGAGGGAGACGCGGGGAGCCAAGAGCAACGAGCAGATTTACCGAGTGAACCTGAGGACCGCGCTCGGCTACTACAACCAGAGCGAGGGCGGTGACgttggtcacattcattggcctggagctttaCCAGAACTGCCCAGCTCCTCAACAGGAAGGAGACCGCAGGGGTTTGCGTGGCTTGGTCAGGAGTTCGGTGGTGCTGAGCTGGACCGTCACACGCAGCAGTGATTGGGCGGCTGCGACGTGGGGCCCGAGGCGCGCCTGCCCCGCTGGGACCCGCAGTTCGCCTGTGACCGCGAGGAATTCCTCAACCTGAGTCAGAACCTGCGTTCTGGACAGCGACAAGCAGCGGGGCAGCTCAGCTCTGCAGGCAAATCAGGAGCCCACCCGAGGGGCAGCTGCCAGCGCTGCTGAAGAAACAGGGAAGGAGAGGCTGCTGCGCTCAGGTGCCCGGGAGCCAAACCCTGCCGAAGCTGCTGGCCCGGGGTTGGGGAACTGGGGTGCAGCGTGGGGACAGAGGACCTGGGGCATGGCTCCGGGTTGAGCACTGCTGGCTTAGATCCTTGACAGTTAACTCACTCCTCCCAGAGCCCTGAAGGGCCTCAGTCCCCCTGTGCTCCAGCCCTTCTCTTTCTGACAGCTAAGAAATTCCCTTTCTCCCACAGGAGACCAAGATTTTAGTAACTGAGCAACTACTTCTTTACTTGAGCAATGGCCCTGGACACTTAGGGAGCTTTTTCACTCAGGCCTCCTTCTGTGCCTACTCTTCAAGATCTCTGGAGTGTGACTCCAGCTTTTCTGAGTGTCCTGCCCTCGCCCAGCTCAGAGTCAGGCTGCAGAGACCTGAAGCCTCCATATTGTCACCCT encodes the following:
- the LOC110557149 gene encoding H-2 class I histocompatibility antigen, D-D alpha chain-like, with translation MDRPGGPGEASCPQPPDPPSSPHASRTPRAALLPVRAPARGPGRRSGSHRAPPPGSHSLRYFSTNVTWPGLREPRFIIVGYVDDTEFVRFDSDAETPRMEPRAPWMDREGPEYWERETRGAKSNEQIYRVNLRTALGYYNQSEGGDVGHIHWPGALPELPSSSTGRRPQGFAWLGQEFGGAELDRHTQQ